A single genomic interval of Anopheles darlingi chromosome X, idAnoDarlMG_H_01, whole genome shotgun sequence harbors:
- the LOC125955053 gene encoding origin recognition complex subunit 2-like, whose product MSQSPLEQTPPKSEVGGDKERLPSAPFSSTGLETLRLPMIAEQPEATSTQRRSKVQRTPTTPRTPAALRTPSSARQRRMKHRNPQTPAQVRQLRKQAIGKVLQKVDEESDASYSPASSSTDTEPPDTHSGSDDDEEEVAATAESKSIRKQQARSPTGAKPKVKIPAVGPTDTPIVKSSEYCYDNSYEQYFSIHATTKVVTSNHTLDLLATSRIPHALMQQLLQETSPPAPHRDRLQETYDKCMLFFRDWLFMLNEGFSVLLFGIGSKRELMQLFIDEKLNGYPTIFVQEYLPDFSIKDVLDRICGKVFDMRLSTTNTHEALDKIERKFADHPEKHLFLLVHNLDGSSLRNESTQSAICRLAAIDNVHFIASIENHIASAMWGTNKQAAYNFKWFDATTLQPYNAETSFENSLMVQNADAPAFDAMKRVVCSLTANARGIYNAIVKYQLTNQKVQQQHYAGMPMQELYRQCRESFLVSSDAALRCHLTEFVDHKLLRFKRNSESSEAVLIPLSHMLLQRFVDEQDVV is encoded by the exons tgatcGCTGAGCAGCCGGAGGCGACAAGCACCCAACGCCGCTCGAAAGTACAGCGTACACCAACCACGCCCCGTACTCCAGCCGCACTCCGTACACCAAGCAGCGCACGTCAGCGTAGAATGAAGCACCGAAATCCGCAGACACCGGCCCAAGTGCGCCAGCTCCGGAAGCAAG CTATTGGCAAAGTTTTGCAAAAGGTGGATGAAGAATCCGACGCTTCATACAGCCCGGCGTCTTCCTCGACCGACACGGAGCCGCCCGATACTCACAGCGgtagcgatgacgatgaagaagaggtCGCCGCAACGGCCGAATCAAAGTCGATCAGGAAACAACAGGCTCGGTCCCCGACAGGGGCGAAACCCAAGGTTAAGATTCCGGCTGTGGGCCCGACCGATACGCCGATCGTGAAATCTTCGGAGTACTGTTATGACAACTCTTATGAACAGTACTTTTCGATCCATGCTACTACGAAAGTAGTCACGTCCAACCATACACTGGACTTACTAGCCACATCGCGCATACCGCATGCTCTAatgcagcagttgctgcaggAGACCAGCCCGCCCGCGCCCCACCGGGACCGACTGCAAGAAACGTATGACAAATGTATGCTCTTCTTCCGGGATTGGCTGTTCATGCTTAACGAGGGATTTAGTGTGCTGTTGTTCGGCATCGGATCCAAGCGGGAGCTAATGCAGCTCTTCATCGACGAAAAGTTAAACGGCTATCCTACCATCTTTGTGCAGGAATATTTACCCGACTTTAGCATCAAGGACGTACTGGATCGGATTTGTGGGAAGGTGTTCGATATGCGGCTTTCaacgacgaacacacacgagGCGTTGGATAAGATCGAGCGTAAGTTCGCCGACCATCCTGAGAAGCATCTGTTTTTACTAGTCCATAACTTGGACGGTTCATCGCTGCGGAACGAGTCCACCCAGTCTGCTATATGCCGACTGGCGGCCATCGACAACGTACATTttatcgcatcgatcgaaaatcACATCGCATCGGCCATGTGGGGCACGAATAAACAAGCGGCATATAACTTCAAGTGGTTTGACGCTACCACGCTCCAACCGTACAATGCCGAGACGTCGTTCGAGAACTCTCTGATGGTCCAAAACGCCGATGCGCCcgcgttcgatgcaatgaagcgagttgtatgctcgctaacagcgaacgcgcgcggaaTATACAACGCGATTGTTAAGTatcaactaaccaaccagaaggtgcaacagcagcactacgcCGGCATGCCAATGCAGGAGTTGTATCGTCAGTGCCGCGAATCGTTCCTCGTTTCGTCGGATGCTGCCCTGCGCTGTCACCTCACCGAGTTCGTTGATCACAAATTATTGCGGTTCAAGCGCAACTCTGAGAGTAGCGAGGCGGTCCTCATTCCGCTGTCGCACATGCTCCTCCAGCGGTTTGTTGATGAGCAGGATGTCGTCTaa
- the LOC125954991 gene encoding origin recognition complex subunit 2-like produces MSQSPLEQTPPKSEVGGDKERLPSAPFSSTGLETLRLPMIAEQPETSLRRSIRARVPSKRFLDTSRSDSDTDGEHQIKRTVEETEIQELSSKLSSATLSEECHDVAGRTMYGFRTPKKRDSMRKLAAQTSTQRRSKVQRTPTTPRTPAALRTPSSARQRRMKHRNPQTPAQVRQLRKQAIGKVLQKVDEESDPFYSPASSSTDTEPPDTHSGSDDDEEEVAATAESKSIRKQQARSPTGAKPKVKIPVVGPTDTPIVKSSEYCYDNSYEQYFSIHATTKVVTSNHTLDLLATSRIPRALMQQLLQETSPPAPHRDRQQEMNDKCMLFFRDWLFTLNEGFSVLLFGIGHSANGELMQLFIDEKLNGYPTIFVQGYVPDFSIKDVLDRICGEVFEMWLSTTNTHEALDKIERKFADHPEKHLFLLVHNLDGSSLRNESTQSAICRLAAIDNVHFIASIENHIASAMWGTNKQAAYNFKWFDATTLQPYNAETSFENSLMVQNADAPAFDAMKRVVCSLTANARGIYNAIVKYQLTNQKVQQQHYAGMPMQELYRQCRESFLVSSDAALRCHLTEFVDHKLLRFKRNSESSEAVLIPLSHMLLQRFVDEQDVV; encoded by the exons ATGAGTCAATCCCCGTTAGAGCAAACTCCGCCAAAGTCTGAGGTTGGCGGGGACAAGGAACGGCTGCCGAGTGCTCCGTTTAGCAGCACTGGCCTAGAAACcctgcgacttccgatgatcGCTGAGCAGCCGGAGACGTCGCTGCGCCGATCGATTCGGGCTCGCGTGCCCAGCAAACGATTTTTGGATACATCCCGCAGCGATAGCGATACGGACGGGGAACATCAAATAAAACGCACGGTAGAGGAGACCGAGATACAGGAGCTGAGCAGCAAGCTGTCCTCCGCTACGCTGTCCGAGGAGTGCCACGATGTGGCAGGTCGAACCATGTACGGGTTTCGCACGCCGAAAAAGCGCGATTCGATGCGCAAGCTGGCCGCGCAGACAAGCACCCAACGCCGCTCGAAAGTACAGCGTACACCAACCACGCCCCGTACTCCAGCCGCACTCCGTACACCAAGCAGCGCACGTCAGCGTAGAATGAAGCACCGAAATCCGCAGACACCGGCCCAAGTGCGCCAGCTCCGGAAGCAAG CTATTGGCAAAGTTTTGCAAAAGGTGGATGAAGAATCCGACCCTTTTTACAGCCCGGCGTCTTCCTCGACCGACACGGAGCCGCCCGATACTCACAGCGgtagcgatgacgatgaagaagaggtCGCCGCAACGGCCGAATCAAAGTCGATCAGGAAACAACAGGCTCGGTCCCCGACAGGGGCGAAACCCAAGGTTAAGATTCCGGTTGTGGGCCCGACCGATACGCCGATCGTGAAATCTTCGGAGTACTGTTATGACAACTCTTATGAACAGTACTTTTCGATCCATGCTACTACGAAAGTAGTCACGTCCAACCATACACTGGACTTACTAGCCACATCGCGCATACCGCGTGCTTTAatgcagcagttgctgcaggAGACCAGCCCGCCCGCGCCCCACCGGGACCGACAGCAAGAAATGAATGACAAATGTATGCTCTTCTTCCGGGATTGGCTGTTCACGCTTAACGAGGGATTTAGTGTGCTGTTGTTCGGCATCGGGCATTCGGCCAATGGGGAGCTAATGCAGCTCTTCATCGATGAAAAGTTAAACGGTTATCCTACCATCTTTGTGCAGGGATATGTTCCCGACTTTAGCATCAAGGACGTACTGGATCGGATTTGTGGCGAGGTGTTTGAAATGTGGCTTTCaacgacgaacacacacgagGCGTTGGATAAGATCGAGCGTAAGTTCGCCGACCATCCTGAGAAGCATCTGTTTTTACTAGTCCATAACTTGGACGGTTCATCGCTGCGGAACGAGTCCACCCAGTCTGCTATATGCCGACTGGCGGCCATCGACAACGTACATTttatcgcatcgatcgaaaatcACATCGCATCGGCCATGTGGGGCACGAATAAACAAGCGGCATATAACTTCAAGTGGTTTGACGCTACCACGCTCCAACCGTACAATGCCGAGACGTCGTTCGAGAACTCTCTGATGGTCCAAAACGCCGATGCGCCcgcgttcgatgcaatgaagcgagttgtatgctcgctaacagcgaacgcgcgcggaaTATACAACGCGATTGTTAAGTatcaactaaccaaccagaaggtgcaacagcagcactacgcCGGCATGCCAATGCAGGAGTTGTATCGTCAGTGCCGCGAATCGTTCCTCGTTTCGTCGGATGCTGCCCTGCGCTGTCACCTCACCGAGTTCGTTGATCACAAATTACTGCGGTTCAAGCGCAACTCTGAGAGTAGCGAGGCGGTCCTCATTCCGCTGTCGCACATGCTCCTCCAGCGGTTTGTTGATGAGCAGGATGTCGTCTaa
- the LOC125955045 gene encoding origin recognition complex subunit 2-like: MSQSPLEQTPPKSEVGGDKERLPSAPFSSTGLETLRLPMIAEQPEATSTQRRSKVQRTPTTPRTPAALRTPSSARQRRMKHRNPQTPAQVRQLRKQAIGKVLQKVDEESDASYSPASSSTDTEPPDTHSGSDDDEEEVAATAESKSIRKQQARSPTGAKPKVKIPAVGPTDTPIVKSSEYCYDNSYEQYFSIHATTKVVTSNHTLDLLATSRIPHALMQQLLQETSPPAPHRDRLQETYDKCMLFFRDWLFMLNEGFSVLLFGIGSKRELMQLFIDEKLNGYPTIFVQEYLPDFSIKDVLDRICGKVFDMRLSTTNTHEALDKIERKFADHPEKHLFLLVHNLDGSSLRNESTQSAICRLAAIDNVHFIASIENHIASAMWGTNKQAAYNFKWFDATTLQPYNAETSFENSLMVQNADAPAFDAMKRVVCSLTANARGIYNAIVKYQLTNQKVQQQHYAGMPMQELYRQCRESFLVSSDAALRCHLTEFVDHKLLRFKRNSESSEAVLIPLSHMLLQRFVDEQDVV, from the exons ATGAGTCAATCCCCGTTAGAGCAAACTCCGCCAAAGTCTGAGGTTGGCGGGGACAAGGAACGGCTGCCGAGTGCTCCGTTTAGCAGCACTGGCCTAGAAACcctgcgacttccgatgatcGCTGAGCAGCCGGAGGCGACAAGCACCCAACGCCGCTCGAAAGTACAGCGTACACCAACCACGCCCCGTACTCCAGCCGCACTCCGTACACCAAGCAGCGCACGTCAGCGTAGAATGAAGCACCGAAATCCGCAGACACCGGCCCAAGTGCGCCAGCTCCGGAAGCAAG CTATTGGCAAAGTTTTGCAAAAGGTGGATGAAGAATCCGACGCTTCATACAGCCCGGCGTCTTCCTCGACCGACACGGAGCCGCCCGATACTCACAGCGgtagcgatgacgatgaagaagaggtCGCCGCAACGGCCGAATCAAAGTCGATCAGGAAACAACAGGCTCGGTCCCCGACAGGGGCGAAACCCAAGGTTAAGATTCCGGCTGTGGGCCCGACCGATACGCCGATCGTGAAATCTTCGGAGTACTGTTATGACAACTCTTATGAACAGTACTTTTCGATCCATGCTACTACGAAAGTAGTCACGTCCAACCATACACTGGACTTACTAGCCACATCGCGCATACCGCATGCTCTAatgcagcagttgctgcaggAGACCAGCCCGCCCGCGCCCCACCGGGACCGACTGCAAGAAACGTATGACAAATGTATGCTCTTCTTCCGGGATTGGCTGTTCATGCTTAACGAGGGATTTAGTGTGCTGTTGTTCGGCATCGGATCCAAGCGGGAGCTAATGCAGCTCTTCATCGACGAAAAGTTAAACGGCTATCCTACCATCTTTGTGCAGGAATATTTACCCGACTTTAGCATCAAGGACGTACTGGATCGGATTTGTGGGAAGGTGTTCGATATGCGGCTTTCaacgacgaacacacacgagGCGTTGGATAAGATCGAGCGTAAGTTCGCCGACCATCCTGAGAAGCATCTGTTTTTACTAGTCCATAACTTGGACGGTTCATCGCTGCGGAACGAGTCCACCCAGTCTGCTATATGCCGACTGGCGGCCATCGACAACGTACATTttatcgcatcgatcgaaaatcACATCGCATCGGCCATGTGGGGCACGAATAAACAAGCGGCATATAACTTCAAGTGGTTTGACGCTACCACGCTCCAACCGTACAATGCCGAGACGTCGTTCGAGAACTCTCTGATGGTCCAAAACGCCGATGCGCCcgcgttcgatgcaatgaagcgagttgtatgctcgctaacagcgaacgcgcgcggaaTATACAACGCGATTGTTAAGTatcaactaaccaaccagaaggtgcaacagcagcactacgcCGGCATGCCAATGCAGGAGTTGTATCGTCAGTGCCGCGAATCGTTCCTCGTTTCGTCGGATGCTGCCCTGCGCTGTCACCTCACCGAGTTCGTTGATCACAAATTATTGCGGTTCAAGCGCAACTCTGAGAGTAGCGAGGCGGTCCTCATTCCGCTGTCGCACATGCTCCTCCAGCGGTTTGTTGATGAGCAGGATGTCGTCTaa
- the LOC125955002 gene encoding origin recognition complex subunit 2-like, protein MSQSPLEQTPPKSEVGGDKERLPSAPFSSTGLETLRLPMIAEQPETPLRRSIRARVPSKRFLDTSRSDSDTDGEHQIKRTVEETEIQELGSKLSSATLFEECHDVAGRTMYGFRTPKKRDSMRKLAAQTSAQRRSKVQRTPTTPRTPAALRTPSSARQRRMKHRNPQTPAQVRQLRKQAIGKVLQKVDEESDPFYSPASSSTDTEPPDTHSGSDDDEEEVAATAESKSIRKQQARSPTGAKPKVKIPVVGPTDTPIVKSSEYCYDNSYEQYFSIHATTKVVTSNHTLDLLATSRIPHALMQQLLQETSPPAPHRDRLQEMNDNYMLFFRKWLFMLNEGFNVLLFGIGSKGELMQLFIDEKLNGYPAILVQGYFPDFSIKDVLDRICGKVFDMRLSTTNTHEALDKIERKFADHPEKHLFLVVNNLDGSSLRNESTQSAICRLAAIDNVHFIASIENHIASAMWDTYKQAAYNFSWFDATTLQPYNAETSFENSLMVQNADAPAFDAMKRVVCSLTANARGIFNAIVNFQLTNQKVQQQHYAGMPMQELYRQCRESFLVSSDAALRCHLTEFVDHKLLRFKRNSESSEAVLIPLSHMLLQRFVDEQDVV, encoded by the exons ATGAGTCAATCCCCGTTAGAGCAAACTCCGCCAAAGTCTGAGGTTGGCGGGGACAAGGAGCGGCTGCCGAGTGCTCCGTTTAGCAGCACTGGCCTAGAAACcctgcgacttccgatgatcGCTGAGCAGCCGGAGACGCCGCTGCGCCGATCGATTCGGGCTCGCGTGCCCAGCAAACGATTTTTGGATACATCCCGCAGCGATAGCGATACGGACGGGGAACATCAAATAAAACGCACGGTAGAGGAGACCGAGATACAGGAGCTAGGCAGCAAGCTGTCCTCCGCTACGCTGTTCGAGGAGTGCCACGATGTGGCAGGTCGAACCATGTACGGGTTTCGCACGCCGAAAAAGCGCGATTCGATGCGCAAGCTGGCCGCGCAGACAAGCGCCCAACGCCGCTCGAAAGTACAGCGTACACCAACCACGCCCCGTACTCCAGCCGCACTCCGTACACCAAGCAGCGCACGTCAGCGTAGAATGAAGCACCGAAATCCGCAGACACCGGCCCAAGTGCGCCAGCTCCGGAAGCAAG CTATTGGCAAAGTTTTGCAAAAGGTGGATGAAGAATCCGACCCTTTTTACAGCCCGGCGTCTTCCTCGACCGACACGGAGCCGCCCGATACTCACAGCGgtagcgatgacgatgaagaagaggtCGCCGCAACGGCCGAATCAAAGTCGATCAGGAAACAACAGGCTCGGTCCCCGACAGGGGCGAAACCCAAGGTTAAGATTCCGGTTGTGGGCCCGACCGATACGCCGATCGTGAAATCTTCGGAGTACTGTTATGACAACTCTTATGAACAGTACTTTTCGATCCATGCTACTACGAAAGTAGTCACGTCCAACCATACACTGGACTTACTAGCCACATCGCGCATACCGCATGCTCTAatgcagcagttgctgcaggAGACCAGCCCGCCCGCGCCCCACCGGGACCGACTGCAAGAAATGAATGACAACTATATGCTCTTCTTCCGGAAATGGCTGTTCATGCTTAACGAGGGATTTAATGTGCTGTTGTTCGGTATCGGATCCAAGGGGGAGCTAATGCAGCTCTTCATCGATGAAAAGTTAAACGGCTATCCTGCCATCCTTGTGCAGGGATATTTTCCCGACTTTAGCATCAAGGACGTACTGGATCGGATTTGCGGGAAGGTGTTCGATATGCGGCTTTCaacgacgaacacacacgagGCGTTGGATAAGATCGAGCGTAAGTTCGCCGACCATCCTGAGAAGCATCTGTTTTTAGTAGTCAATAACTTGGACGGTTCATCGCTGCGGAACGAGTCCACCCAGTCTGCTATATGCCGACTGGCGGCCATCGACAACGTACATTttatcgcatcgatcgaaaatcACATCGCATCGGCCATGTGGGACACGTATAAACAAGCGGCATATAACTTCAGCTGGTTTGACGCTACCACGCTCCAACCGTACAATGCCGAGACGTCGTTCGAGAACTCTCTGATGGTCCAAAACGCCGATGCGCCcgcgttcgatgcaatgaagcgagttgtatgttcgctaacagcgaacgcgcgcggaaTATTCAACGCGATTGTTAACTTTCAACTAACCAACCAgaaggtgcaacagcagcactacgcCGGCATGCCAATGCAGGAGTTGTATCGTCAGTGCCGCGAATCATTCCTGGTTTCTTCGGATGCTGCCCTGCGCTGTCACCTCACCGAGTTcgttgatcacaaattgctgcggttcaagcgCAACTCTGAGAGTAGCGAGGCGGTCCTCATTCCGCTGTCGCACATGCTCCTCCAGCGGTTTGTTGATGAGCAGGATGTCGTCTAA
- the LOC125955075 gene encoding uncharacterized protein LOC125955075, with the protein MFADRSTLCRLYNTLIFMHLLYVTRAFGVIFEEYVVDQGRNLTLRCDSRHPVRWVREGRREDVRQFQTDGSLVLTNLTAQDSGRYTCSAAVPTLTTVTVLEESDGDSSGTTTNGTVGPASTSSSENATFESTVTDGEEADGEEQERAEGEEEPSTESFVELLKVNVKVRTPPLAVSNFYVRASTIIAVLVWEVMPNRTGGYAIRDFTAEMRRMRDPSTSSSSSSGGGGSGETTEATDAPELPWETIDPRHISPNARQLEIYHLVPNTTYEFRIWGNNQLGAGEIVTILATTQPRMEEKDLVRRIMVDAKNFDTRVWIAAVGIVMGTLVILSLGTCIVLYKECREPAASDKDEELDSLELVPNIILNPGFCDSDDQGQHPLSPPVPRTLPYGHRYGHPMGYIAGGPHGHRLGAGGLLPNGSSPYPGGALGTLATTTTTTTATTGHAGTGGGADDEDDDDEDEDEEPMTFSRRMSIFFTGNTIKRI; encoded by the exons ATGTTCGCCGATCGGAGCACCCTTTGTCGTTTATATAATACCTTAATTTTCATGCACC TGCTTTACGTCACACGCGCGTTCGGTGTCATCTTCGAGGAGTACGTAGTGGACCAGGGCCGCAACCTGACGCTACGCTGCGACTCGCGGCATCCAGTGCGATGGGTGCGCGAGGGCCGCCGGGAGGACGTCCGCCAGTTCCAG ACGGATGGATCACTGGTGCTGACGAACCTAACCGCCCAGGATAGCGGCCGGTACACGTGTTCGGCGGCCGTACCCACACTCACAACGGTGACCGTACTGGAGGAAAGCGACGGCGACAGTAGCGGCACCACTACCAACGGTACGGTCGGTCCGGCGTCGACGTCATCGTCTGAGAACGCGACGTTCGAGTCAACGGTGACCGACGGTGAGGAGGCTGACGGTGAGGAGCAAGAGAGGGCAGAGGGTGAAGAAGAACCGAGCACGGAAAGCTTCGTCGAGCTGCTGAAGGTGAATGTGAAGGTGCGGACgccaccgttggccgtttCGAACTTTTACGTCCGCGCCTCAACCATCATAGCGGTGCTGGTGTGGGAGGTGATGccgaaccggaccggcggGTACGCGATCCGGGACTTTACCGCCGAGATGCGCCGGATGCGCGAccctagcaccagcagcagcagcagcagtggtggtggtggtagtggtgagaCCACAGAAGCAACAGACGCACCAGAGCTGCCTTGGGAGACGATCGATCCGCGACACATCAGCCCGAATGCG CGGCAGCTCGAGATCTACCACCTCGTCCCCAACACGACGTACGAGTTCCGCATCTGGGGCAACAACCAGCTGGGTGCCGGCGAGATCGTCACCATTCTGGCCACCACGCAGCCCCGCATGGAAGAAAAAG ATCTGGTGCGGCGCATCATGGTCGACGCAAAGAACTTCGATACGCGCGTCTGGATCGCGGCGGTCGGCATCGTCATGGGCACCCTGGTGATCCTGTCGCTGGGGACCTGTATCGTGCTGTACAAGGAGTGCCGCGAACCAGCCG CGAGCGACAAGGACGAAGAGCTAGACAGTCTGGAGCTCGTGCCGAACATCATCCTGAATCCGGGCTTCTGCGACTCAGACGACCAGGGCCAGCACCCCCTGTCACCGCCGGTACCGCGCACCCTGCCCTACGGACACCGCTACGGACATCCGATGGGCTACATAGCCGGCGGACCGCACGGACATCGACTTGGTGCGGGGGGGCTCCTACCGAACGGGAGCAGCCCCTACCCGGGAGGTGCACTCGGTAcgctcgccaccaccaccaccaccaccactgctaccACCGGCCATgctggcaccggtggtggggccgacgatgaggacgatgacgacgaggacgaggacgaggaaccgATGACGTTCAGCCGCCGAATGTCGATCTTCTTCACCGGCAACACGATCAAGCGGATTTGA